A single Tuberibacillus sp. Marseille-P3662 DNA region contains:
- a CDS encoding bifunctional 4-hydroxy-2-oxoglutarate aldolase/2-dehydro-3-deoxy-phosphogluconate aldolase: MNTLELIKQHQLVAVIRGAKEEDVLSIAKALSAGGVKVLEITAETPNVLSLIERVSSELGNEVVVGAGTVLDPETARATIMAGAQFVFAPTVNTETIRVTKRYGVVSIPGAMTPTEILTAYEHGADLIKVFPANIMGPGYIKDIQGPLPQIPLMPTGGVHLDNIKTYFDNGAVAAGLGSALVNTKQPINESTLAQLTDKAKQFVKAIN; the protein is encoded by the coding sequence ATGAATACATTAGAACTTATTAAGCAACATCAATTAGTTGCTGTGATTCGCGGAGCCAAAGAAGAAGACGTTCTATCGATCGCCAAGGCCTTAAGTGCAGGTGGTGTGAAGGTGCTTGAGATTACAGCGGAAACACCTAATGTATTGTCACTTATTGAACGGGTATCTTCTGAATTAGGTAATGAGGTGGTTGTGGGTGCCGGAACGGTGCTTGACCCGGAAACAGCTCGAGCAACGATTATGGCAGGAGCTCAATTTGTATTTGCACCCACCGTTAATACAGAGACGATTCGGGTGACGAAGCGGTATGGCGTTGTTAGTATCCCTGGTGCGATGACACCAACGGAAATTTTGACGGCTTATGAACACGGAGCAGATTTAATTAAAGTCTTTCCAGCCAACATTATGGGACCGGGCTATATTAAGGATATCCAAGGTCCGCTGCCACAGATTCCATTGATGCCAACCGGCGGGGTTCATTTAGACAATATCAAAACCTACTTTGATAACGGTGCGGTTGCTGCTGGATTGGGCAGCGCCCTTGTCAATACGAAACAACCCATCAATGAATCAACGCTTGCTCAGTTAACAGACAAAGCCAAGCAATTTGTTAAGGCTATTAATTAA
- a CDS encoding GerAB/ArcD/ProY family transporter codes for MKQTKLSARQLFVVMISFEIGTTVVFGVGTKAGQDAWLAILVAMVYGLVLMKVYTKLAEYHPGDTLVQIIRKICGRVLGYPLIVIYILYFIYSAARNCRDLGELIVTTILNGTPLIVVIAGFMIIIIYCLRGGIEVFGRMGEMILPVFIFSLVITWVLLFGSQLMDFQRITPVLGEGLQPIWQAAFPQIVAFPFGELVLILMFFPALADKRKINKVGLAIVFFGGGLLALNTLITISVLGPKIYGREIFPFFAAARMISIADFLERVDTIVILIMVAGVFFKVGAWTYGAAIGMAQCFQLKTYKAILLPLAVIIAPLSVVIASNITEHLNIGLKVIPFYTHVFLQAGIPILLLVISFIRKKKQSSTESQ; via the coding sequence ATGAAACAGACAAAACTGAGTGCCCGTCAACTTTTTGTCGTGATGATTTCTTTTGAAATTGGAACGACCGTTGTGTTTGGGGTAGGAACTAAAGCGGGTCAGGATGCCTGGTTAGCCATTTTAGTCGCGATGGTATATGGCTTAGTTCTAATGAAGGTTTATACAAAATTAGCTGAGTATCATCCTGGTGATACTCTTGTTCAGATCATACGAAAAATTTGTGGTAGGGTCCTCGGTTATCCGCTCATTGTGATTTATATTTTGTACTTCATCTATTCTGCTGCCAGAAATTGCAGAGATTTAGGTGAACTAATTGTGACAACAATTTTGAATGGAACGCCATTGATCGTTGTCATTGCTGGTTTTATGATTATCATTATTTATTGCCTTCGCGGCGGGATTGAAGTCTTTGGACGTATGGGGGAAATGATATTACCTGTCTTTATATTCTCATTAGTGATCACGTGGGTTTTACTATTTGGTTCACAATTAATGGATTTTCAGAGAATAACCCCTGTGTTAGGGGAAGGTCTTCAACCGATTTGGCAAGCCGCATTTCCACAAATTGTGGCCTTTCCGTTTGGAGAATTGGTCTTAATTTTGATGTTTTTCCCGGCCCTTGCTGATAAAAGGAAAATCAATAAGGTTGGCTTGGCTATTGTCTTCTTTGGAGGGGGATTGCTAGCACTTAATACGCTTATCACGATTTCTGTTCTTGGACCAAAAATATACGGAAGAGAAATTTTCCCTTTCTTTGCGGCAGCACGGATGATTTCAATCGCAGACTTTCTTGAGCGTGTTGATACAATTGTGATCTTAATTATGGTAGCAGGCGTATTTTTCAAAGTTGGGGCATGGACATATGGGGCAGCTATTGGAATGGCTCAATGTTTCCAACTAAAAACATATAAAGCAATTTTGCTCCCGCTTGCTGTCATTATTGCCCCTTTATCTGTGGTGATTGCCTCCAATATTACCGAGCATCTCAATATTGGATTAAAAGTGATACCATTCTATACCCATGTTTTCTTACAGGCCGGGATTCCGATATTATTATTAGTCATCTCATTCATTCGTAAGAAAAAACAATCAAGCACCGAGTCACAATGA
- a CDS encoding spore germination protein, translated as MVNIRRTRKLKDLLENREKNEKQEPTEQPLEQTETGMVSGTLDHDIHYLKTMFQQSSDLVYRSFQIGNQQDGQLIYFSGFVDQKTLDSAIMKPLLAYQDNTESGTMFSTHDMDAFVLNQVFSVGKISTGRKLQDVADHILSGGAVILIDGVPQALFISATSREQRAIEEPTTEAVVRGPKEGFIENIQTNISLVRRRLKTHRLKVKPTKIGRLSQTDIAITYIDGIVDPDLIEEVQQRLNRIDIDAIEESGYIEELLEDNPYSIFPQMLNTERPDRLVGHLLEGKVGILIDNTPFVLILPITFYEMMTASEDYYGRYMISSAIRLLRYLFLLIAIFFPSIYIAVTTFHQELMPTNLLFSVAASRENVPFPAIVEVFLMEISFEALREAGVRLPKPVGQAVSIAGALVIGESAVQAGLVSAPLVIVVAITGIASFMIPSYSLSGGIRVVRFGMMILTSILGMYGLLLGGFLILIHMARLRSFGVPYSAPIAPLHVSDLKDVFIRVPWWAMIKRPQETAKRAPQRMKKFLRPHHHSKRKH; from the coding sequence GTGGTTAATATCAGAAGAACAAGGAAATTAAAGGACCTCCTGGAAAACCGAGAAAAGAATGAAAAGCAAGAACCCACCGAGCAACCATTAGAACAGACGGAAACAGGGATGGTGAGTGGAACACTTGATCACGACATCCACTATTTAAAAACGATGTTCCAGCAATCATCTGATCTTGTGTATCGAAGCTTTCAAATTGGCAATCAGCAAGACGGGCAATTGATCTATTTTAGCGGATTTGTTGATCAAAAGACCCTAGATTCTGCGATCATGAAACCGCTGTTAGCGTATCAAGACAATACCGAAAGCGGAACGATGTTTTCAACGCACGATATGGATGCATTTGTTCTGAATCAAGTGTTTTCAGTCGGTAAGATAAGCACCGGGCGGAAGCTACAAGATGTCGCTGATCATATTTTGTCTGGCGGCGCTGTCATATTAATTGATGGTGTGCCACAAGCGCTATTCATTAGTGCAACATCACGGGAACAACGTGCCATTGAGGAACCAACTACAGAGGCGGTGGTTCGCGGTCCTAAAGAGGGGTTTATCGAAAATATTCAAACGAATATTAGCCTTGTTCGTCGCAGACTCAAGACCCATCGGTTAAAGGTGAAACCGACTAAGATTGGACGGTTATCGCAAACGGACATAGCAATAACTTATATTGATGGTATTGTTGATCCAGATTTAATTGAGGAAGTGCAGCAACGTTTAAACCGAATCGATATTGATGCAATCGAGGAAAGTGGTTATATTGAAGAGCTGCTGGAAGACAATCCGTACTCCATCTTTCCGCAAATGTTAAATACTGAACGACCGGACCGCTTGGTAGGTCATTTATTAGAAGGGAAAGTGGGCATTCTTATTGATAATACCCCGTTTGTGCTCATTCTACCAATTACTTTTTACGAAATGATGACGGCATCCGAGGATTATTACGGTCGTTATATGATCAGTTCGGCGATTCGGTTGTTACGCTATTTATTCTTGCTCATTGCTATCTTTTTTCCATCTATTTATATTGCTGTAACGACGTTTCATCAAGAGTTGATGCCGACTAATTTACTGTTCAGCGTCGCAGCATCAAGGGAAAATGTGCCCTTTCCAGCCATCGTAGAGGTGTTTTTGATGGAAATATCATTCGAAGCCTTACGTGAGGCTGGGGTGCGGTTGCCAAAACCGGTTGGCCAGGCGGTCAGTATTGCTGGGGCATTGGTCATCGGCGAGTCTGCTGTGCAAGCGGGGCTCGTTTCCGCTCCACTCGTCATCGTCGTGGCGATTACCGGTATTGCTTCTTTTATGATACCGAGTTATAGCCTTTCAGGCGGCATTCGAGTTGTTCGCTTCGGCATGATGATACTCACTTCTATCCTTGGTATGTATGGTCTCTTACTGGGAGGGTTCTTAATTCTTATACATATGGCCCGACTACGTTCCTTTGGTGTCCCTTATTCAGCACCGATTGCACCTTTGCATGTTAGTGATCTTAAGGATGTTTTCATTCGTGTACCTTGGTGGGCCATGATTAAGCGTCCTCAGGAAACAGCCAAAAGAGCCCCCCAAAGAATGAAAAAGTTTCTTCGCCCTCATCATCATTCAAAACGTAAGCATTAG